The following proteins come from a genomic window of Papilio machaon chromosome 7, ilPapMach1.1, whole genome shotgun sequence:
- the LOC106710062 gene encoding medium-chain acyl-CoA ligase ACSF2, mitochondrial, with protein sequence MFTKRAAILANRITLRHTYRQTRLLQSDPNASYLHNPGSEPLTIATLGEVLAESANKYPNRIAIRSIHEDLTLTYAELLTQADSLGCTLRENGFNKGDRLGIWTHNMAAWIVTVLAAARVGLISVFINPVYEKSELSFCLKKTGMKGLIIGNSVNNRDYYNSLKHIIPELDGSKPGALISKQFPDLNTIISLEKDKLDGVFTFDSLLRNETNQVSKYQSEIKPEDGSIIHFTSGTTGDPKAALDSHLGVVNNTYFVGRRNGFDEDNQKICVQVPLFHALGSVVTTLAALRHGATLVLAAPVYNIPANINALLAEKCTAVTGTPTMYVDMISQIRERGDLPLRLRMALAAGAPCSPQLIRDMHKYLKADSVLALYGMTETTASVFQSKPGDDIDLVADTVGYIQDHVEVKVVDEDGKTVPFGAPGELLVRGYNTMIGYWDEPEKTKNTLTKDGWLSTGDKFTVSPDGYGRVVGRLKEIIVRGGENIAPKEIEDLLNTHPDVIESQVVGISDERLGEELCAVLRTRDGATVTLDDVRKFCSGHIAKFKIPRVLKITNDFPKTASGKIQKFKLKDLIESGNL encoded by the exons ATGTTTACAAAACGCGCTGCTATACTAGCAAACAGGATTACCCTGAGACATACATATCG CCAAACTCGTCTCCTACAATCAGACCCGAATGCGAGCTACCTCCACAATCCAGGATCTGAACCTCTGACTATTGCAACGCTTGGCGAAGTACTAGCTGAAAGCGCAAATAAGTATCCGAATAGAATCGCCATTCGGTCTATACATGAAGATTTAACTCTAACCTACGCAGAGTTATTAACTCAG GCTGACTCTTTAGGATGTACACTGAGAGAGAATGGTTTCAACAAAGGGGACAGATTGGGAATATGGACTCACAATATGGCGGCTTGGATTGTCACAGTCTTGGCCGCGGCGCGAGTTGGATTAATATCG GTCTTTATAAATCCAGTTTACGAGAAATCAGAGCTAAGCTTCTGTTTAAAGAAAACTGGTATGAAGGGACTCATTATCGGAAATTCTGTCAACAATAGGGATTATTACAACAGCTTGAAACATATCATACCTGAATTAGACGGCTCCAAACCTGGTGCACTCATATCTAAACAGTTTCCTGACTTAAATACAATCATCAGTTTAGAAAAGGATAAATTAGA CGGTGTATTTACATTTGACTCACTACTGAGAAATGAAACCAACCAAGTGTCAAAGTACCAGAGCGAAATCAAACCGGAAGATGGCAGCATCATCCACTTCACGTCGGGGACCACGG GAGATCCCAAAGCAGCTTTAGACTCGCATTTAGGAGTCGTTAATAACACCTACTTTGTCGGGAGACGAAACGGTTTTGATGAAGATAACCAGAAAATTTGTGTACAG GTACCACTCTTCCACGCTCTTGGATCAGTGGTGACAACGTTGGCCGCACTGAGACACGGCGCGACGCTGGTGCTGGCCGCGCCCGTGTACAATATACCTGCAAACATCAATGCTCTGCTTGCTgagaa ATGTACAGCTGTGACGGGTACTCCCACAATGTACGTAGACATGATATCCCAGATCCGCGAGCGTGGCGACCTTCCCCTGCGCCTGCGCATGGCACTCGCGGCCGGCGCGCCCTGCTCGCCGCAGCTCATTAGAGACATGCACAAATATCTCAAAGCAGATTCGGTTCTG GCCTTGTATGGCATGACGGAGACCACAGCGAGCGTGTTCCAGTCCAAACCCGGAGATGACATCGACCTAGTTGCAGACACAGTCGGCTACATACAAGATCACGTGGAAGTTAAg GTAGTAGACGAAGATGGTAAAACAGTTCCATTCGGCGCTCCTGGTGAATTGCTCGTGCGAGGTTACAATACTATGATCGGCTACTGGGACGAACCGGAGAAGACGAAGAACACTTTAACTAAGGATGGCTGGTTAAGTACCGG AGATAAGTTTACTGTATCCCCAGACGGATACGGGCGCGTGGTTGGCCGACTGAAAGAAATAATAGTGCGTGGCGGAGAGAACATAGCACCCAAAGAGATAGAGGACCTCCTAAACACGCATCCAGATGTTATTGAGAGCCAG gTTGTTGGAATTTCTGACGAGAGATTAGGAGAAGAACTATGCGCTGTGCTGAGAACTAGAGATGGCGCTACCGTCACACTCGATGACGTGAGAAAATTCTGCAGCGGACATATTGCAAAGTTCAAAATACCGAGGGTCTTGAAAATTACGAACGATTTCCCGAAGACCGCGTCCGGAAAGATTCAGAAGTTTAAGCTGAAAGATTTGATCGAATCCGGTAATTTATAG
- the LOC106710063 gene encoding medium-chain acyl-CoA ligase ACSF2, mitochondrial, translating into MFTKRAAILANRITLRHTYRQTRLLQSDPNASYLHNPGSEPLTIATLGEVLAESANKYPNRIAVRSIHEDLTLTYEELLTQADSLGCTLRANGFNKGDRLGIWTHNMAAWIVTVLAAARVGLISVCINPVYEKSELSFCLKKTGMKGLIIGNSVNNRDYYNSLKHIIPELDGSKPGALISKQFPDLNTIISLEKEKLNGVFTFDSLLENETNQVSKYESEIKPEDGSIIHFTSGTTGDPKAALDSHLGVVNNAYFIGKRNGYDKDNQKICVMVPLFHGLGSVGTTLAGLRHGATLVLAAPVYNVPANINALLVEKCTAVTGTPTMYVDMISQVRERGDLPLRLRMALTAGAPCSPQLIRDMHKYLKTDSVLALYGMTESTASVFQSKPGDDIDVVADTVGYIQDHVEVKVVDEDGKTVPFGAPGELLVRGYNTMIGYWDEPEKTKNTISEDGWLSTGDKFTISPDGYGRVVGRLKDIIVRGGENIAPKEIEDLLNTHPDVIESQVIAISDERLGEELCAVLRTRDGATVTLDDVRKFCSGHIAKFKIPRVLKITDNFPKTASGKIQKFKLRDLIESGKL; encoded by the exons ATGTTTACAAAACGCGCTGCTATACTAGCAAACAGGATTACCCTGAGACATACATATCG CCAAACTCGTCTCCTACAATCAGACCCGAATGCGAGCTACCTCCACAATCCAGGATCTGAACCTCTAACTATTGCAACGCTTGGAGAAGTACTAGCAGAAAGCGCAAATAAGTATCCGAACAGAATCGCTGTTCGATCTATACATGAAGATTTAACTCTAACCTACGAAGAGTTATTAACTCAg GCTGACTCTTTAGGATGTACACTGAGAGCGAATGGTTTCAACAAAGGGGACAGATTAGGAATATGGACTCATAACATGGCGGCTTGGATTGTCACAGTCTTGGCCGCGGCGCGAGTTGGATTAATATCG GTCTGTATAAATCCAGTTTACGAGAAATCAGAGCTAAGCTTCTGTTTAAAGAAAACTGGTATGAAGGGACTCATTATCGGAAATTCTGTCAACAATAGGGATTATTACAACAGCTTGAAACATATCATACCTGAATTAGACGGCTCCAAACCTGGTGCACTCATATCTAAACAGTTTCCTGACTTAAATACAATCATCAGTTTAGAAAAGGAGAAATTAAA CGGGGTATTTACATTCGACTCGCTACTGGAAAACGAAACCAACCAAGTGTCAAAGTATGAGAGCGAAATCAAACCGGAAGACGGCAGCATCATCCACTTCACCTCGGGGACCACGG GAGATCCCAAAGCAGCTTTAGACTCGCATTTAGGAGTCGTAAATAACGCCTACTTTATTGGAAAACGAAACGGTTATGATAAAGATAACCAGAAAATTTGTGTAATG GTACCACTCTTCCATGGCCTGGGATCTGTGGGGACAACCTTGGCCGGACTGAGACACGGCGCGACGCTGGTGCTGGCCGCGCCCGTGTACAATGTACCTGCAAACATCAATGCTCTGCTTGTTGagaa ATGTACAGCTGTGACGGGTACTCCCACAATGTATGTAGACATGATATCCCAGGTCCGAGAGCGCGGCGACCTTCCTCTGCGCCTGCGCATGGCTCTCACGGCTGGCGCGCCCTGCTCGCCGCAACTCATTAGAGACATgcataaatatcttaaaacagACTCTGTGCTC GCCTTGTATGGCATGACGGAGTCCACAGCGAGCGTATTCCAGTCCAAACCCGGAGATGACATCGACGTAGTCGCAGATACCGTCGGCTACATACAAGATCACGTGGAAGTTAAG GTAGTAGACGAAGATGGTAAAACAGTTCCATTCGGCGCCCCTGGTGAATTGCTCGTGCGAGGTTACAACACAATGATCGGCTACTGGGACGAACCGGAGAAGACGAAGAACACTATATCCGAGGACGGCTGGTTAAGTACCGG AGATAAGTTTACTATATCCCCCGACGGATACGGGCGCGTGGTTGGTCGGCTGAAGGACATAATAGTGCGTGGCGGAGAGAACATAGCGCCCAAAGAGATAGAGGACCTCCTGAACACGCATCCAGATGTTATTGAGAGCCAG gTTATTGCAATCTCTGACGAGAGATTGGGAGAAGAACTATGCGCTGTTCTGAGAACACGAGATGGCGCTACCGTCACACTCGATGACGTGAGAAAATTCTGCAGCGGACATATTGCAAAGTTCAAAATACCGCGGGTCTTGAAAATAACGGACAATTTCCCGAAGACCGCATCCGGAAAGATTCAGAAGTTTAAGCTGAGAGATTTAATCGAATCCGGTAAATTATAG